The Jiangella alba genome includes the window CGACAACGCGACGCCGTCCGGCTGGTCGGCGGCGGCCGGCGCGCTGCTTGCGTTCGCCGCGTACACCGGCTCCGACCGGCACCGCTCCGCCGCCGGCGACGCGCTGCGGCTGTACGACGCGCTGGCGGCGCGGGCGCCCCGGTTCGCCGGCTGGGGACTGGCGGTCGCGGAGGCGTGGCTGGCCGGCCCGGCGGAGGTCGCGGTCGTCGGCCCGGCGCACGATCCGCGCACGGCGGCGCTGTACGAGGTGGCGCTGCGGTCCGCGTCGCCCGGCGCCGTGGTGGTCGCGGGCGACCCCGCCGACCCCGCGACGTCTGCCGTGCCGCTGCTGCGCGACCGCACGGTGGTCGGCGGCGCCCCGGCCGCGTACGTCTGCCGCGGCTTCGTGTGCGACCTCCCGGCCACCGACCCCGAGCGGCTCGCCGCCCAGCTCGCCGGCTGAGTCCGGGCCGCCCGGCCGCCGGGCGGATGAGAGCACGCTCATCGCCGGTTCATCCGCACGCCACGTGCGGGCTGAACTGTGGTCACCGAGCAGTCATCTCGACGCCTCGGTGAAAGGGTGCCCCCTCCATGACGGTGCAATCGCTGTCCGGCCTCGGACGGGCGCGCGTGGCCCTGTACTCCCACGACGCCCAGGGCCTCGGCCATGTCCGGCGCAACCTCGCCATCGCCGGGGCACTCGCCCGCATCCGGCCGGCGCCCGACGTGCTCGTGCTCACCGGCGCCCCGGAGGCGTCCGCCCTGACCCGTCCGCCCGGCTGCGACATCGTGGGCCTGCCGGGGATGGCCAAGGACGAGGGCGGCCGATACCGCTCGCGGCATCTGTCGGTGCCGGTGGGCGAGCTGGTCCGGCTCCGGTCCGCGACCATCGACGCGGCGCTGCGTGCGTTCGACCCGGACCTGCTGATCGTCGACCGCCACCCGTGGGGCTTCGGCCGCGAGCTGGTGCCGATCCTCGAGACGCTGGCCGAGCGCAGCCGGGTGGTGCTCGGCCTGCGCGACGTCCTCGACGAGCCGGGCCGGGCGCGGCGCGAGTGGGCGCGCGACCACGCGTCCGAGGCGATCGAGCGCTGGTACGACCAGATCTGGTACTACGGCGACCCGCGGGTGCACGATGCGACGGCCGACCTCGGGCTGCCGGAGCGGCTGGCCGGCATGGTGGTCCCGACGGGGTACCTGGCGCGCGGGCGGCACCGGCGCCCGCACGACGTGCCGCCCCGTCCGGTCAGCGGCCCGTTCGTGCTCGGCCTGGTCGGCGGCGGCGCCGACGGCTGGGCGCTGGCCCGGGCGTTCGCGACGGCGCCGATGCCGGTCGGGCACGTCGGCGTGCTGGTGACCGGCCCGCGGATGCCGCACCACCGGCAGGCCGAGCTGCGGGCGATCGCGCGGACCCGGCCGGAGCTGCGGGTGTTCGAGTTCGTCGACGAGGTCGAGTCGTGGCTGGAGGGCGCCGAC containing:
- a CDS encoding glycosyltransferase family protein gives rise to the protein MTVQSLSGLGRARVALYSHDAQGLGHVRRNLAIAGALARIRPAPDVLVLTGAPEASALTRPPGCDIVGLPGMAKDEGGRYRSRHLSVPVGELVRLRSATIDAALRAFDPDLLIVDRHPWGFGRELVPILETLAERSRVVLGLRDVLDEPGRARREWARDHASEAIERWYDQIWYYGDPRVHDATADLGLPERLAGMVVPTGYLARGRHRRPHDVPPRPVSGPFVLGLVGGGADGWALARAFATAPMPVGHVGVLVTGPRMPHHRQAELRAIARTRPELRVFEFVDEVESWLEGADAVVSMGGYNTVCEVIAAGPPLLVVPRVRPRAEQLVRAERLAAAGLLDVLHPDRLDPAALGGWLADAAGSRSAVRRPASTVDLDGLERIPALALPLIESAPARREEPGHVA